In Dysgonomonadaceae bacterium zrk40, one genomic interval encodes:
- the thiL gene encoding thiamine-phosphate kinase, producing the protein MGRTEIATLGEFGLIERLTGDILPQQQSTVKGIGDDAAILDYAGRRTLVTTDLLLEGIHFDLVYVPLKHLGYKAAVVNFSDIYAMNGRPEQLTVSLGISKRFSVEDLESFYSGIKLACEVYGVDIVGGDTTSSLTGFTISITCIGSAAEGQTAGRDGAKESDLIYVSGDLGASYMGLQLLEREKAAWDGSGDFRPDFDGREYLLERQLKPEARKDVVEALAAQGILPTAMIDLSDGLSSDLLHICKQSKVGCQLFEERLPIDYQTAMMAETFNMNVTTVALNGGEDYELLFTIPLHLHEKMKEIKGVHLVGHIAKEEQGCYLVTRDGQEMQLRAQGWNPISGE; encoded by the coding sequence ATGGGCAGAACAGAGATAGCAACCCTCGGTGAGTTCGGACTGATAGAACGGCTCACCGGGGATATTCTACCACAGCAGCAGAGCACCGTCAAGGGGATCGGCGATGATGCCGCGATCCTCGACTACGCCGGCCGGCGGACGCTGGTCACCACCGACCTGCTGCTGGAGGGAATCCACTTCGACCTGGTCTACGTGCCGCTCAAGCACCTGGGATACAAGGCTGCCGTGGTCAACTTCTCCGACATCTACGCCATGAATGGCAGGCCGGAGCAGCTCACCGTCTCGCTGGGTATCTCCAAACGTTTCTCTGTGGAGGATCTGGAGAGTTTTTACAGCGGTATCAAGCTTGCCTGCGAAGTGTATGGCGTGGACATCGTGGGGGGCGACACCACCTCCTCGCTTACCGGCTTCACCATCAGCATCACCTGCATCGGCAGCGCCGCGGAGGGGCAGACCGCCGGCCGCGACGGCGCGAAAGAGAGCGACCTGATCTATGTCTCGGGCGACCTGGGAGCATCCTACATGGGGCTCCAGCTACTGGAGCGCGAGAAGGCGGCCTGGGATGGATCGGGTGATTTCCGGCCCGACTTCGATGGCAGGGAGTACCTGCTGGAACGTCAGCTGAAGCCGGAAGCAAGAAAAGATGTGGTGGAAGCACTGGCAGCACAGGGCATCCTGCCCACCGCGATGATCGACCTCTCCGACGGCCTTTCCTCCGATCTGCTGCACATATGCAAGCAGAGCAAGGTGGGGTGCCAGCTCTTTGAGGAGCGTCTGCCCATCGACTACCAGACCGCCATGATGGCCGAGACCTTCAACATGAACGTCACCACCGTGGCGCTCAACGGCGGGGAGGACTATGAACTGCTTTTCACTATACCGTTGCATCTGCACGAGAAGATGAAGGAGATCAAGGGAGTGCACCTCGTCGGCCACATCGCAAAGGAGGAGCAGGGCTGCTACCTGGTGACGCGCGACGGCCAGGAGATGCAACTGCGCGCACAGGGCTGGAATCCCATCTCCGGGGAATAA
- a CDS encoding purine-nucleoside phosphorylase, which yields MLETIKQTADYLKGRIGEVPNTAIILGTGLGELVHEIDDKNEIPYTEIPNFPVSTVEGHSGKLIIGTLGGKKVLAMQGRFHYYEGYNMKEVTFPVRVFQALGIEYLFVSNAAGGMNPSFDIGDIMLIEDHINMFPEHPLHGKNFNELGTRFPDMSEAYNKELRLKAMEIAREKNIKLQHGVYVGVSGPTFETPAEYNWFRVIGGDAVGMSTVPEVIVANHARMKVLAFSIITDLGVIGKIVEVSHEDVQEAAKIAQPKMAEIMRSLIQTI from the coding sequence ATGTTAGAAACCATCAAACAAACAGCCGATTACCTGAAAGGTAGGATCGGCGAAGTACCCAACACCGCAATCATCCTCGGCACCGGCCTCGGGGAGCTGGTACATGAGATCGACGACAAGAATGAGATCCCCTATACCGAGATCCCCAACTTCCCGGTCTCCACCGTGGAGGGGCACAGCGGCAAGCTGATCATCGGCACCCTGGGCGGCAAGAAGGTGCTAGCCATGCAGGGACGCTTCCACTACTACGAAGGATACAACATGAAGGAGGTGACCTTCCCGGTACGCGTCTTCCAGGCGCTCGGCATTGAATACCTCTTCGTCTCGAACGCCGCGGGAGGCATGAACCCCAGCTTCGACATCGGCGACATTATGCTGATCGAAGACCACATCAACATGTTCCCTGAGCACCCGCTGCACGGCAAGAACTTCAACGAGTTGGGCACCCGCTTCCCCGACATGAGCGAAGCCTACAACAAGGAACTGCGCCTGAAAGCAATGGAGATCGCCCGTGAGAAAAACATCAAGCTGCAGCATGGCGTTTACGTGGGTGTTTCCGGTCCCACCTTCGAAACACCGGCAGAGTACAACTGGTTCCGCGTCATCGGCGGCGACGCCGTGGGCATGTCTACCGTGCCGGAGGTGATCGTGGCCAACCACGCCAGGATGAAGGTGCTCGCCTTCTCCATCATCACCGACCTGGGTGTGATCGGTAAGATCGTGGAGGTGTCGCACGAGGATGTACAGGAGGCAGCCAAAATTGCCCAGCCGAAGATGGCTGAGATCATGCGTTCACTCATTCAAACAATCTGA